Proteins from a genomic interval of Danio rerio strain Tuebingen ecotype United States chromosome 4, GRCz12tu, whole genome shotgun sequence:
- the cdhr5-rs gene encoding cadherin-related family member 5 isoform X2 translates to MLTPWRLFLCQMALNIFYHIAKASLCLGGQDIFATVRENSPTGEFIANLSINGDPAGASSIRLCLTGENADWFYLEGRTIRLNSSFSRALDREVLGSVLIAALTCYENEIIRGRYRIMVEILNENDNMPHFIEDTIQPRYISELLSVNSMVFTVKARDVDGDTITYMVDKSTTDASYFRIDLPNSGMVILDKPLDYETKTQLQVVIYAVETSTKEKYSTTATVTVNVLDGDDQYPQFQPCAPVYEDGDHNICTNPVYSVNITETDEDAVLYFSPGPILAEDGDKNILTPLVYSILSGDDNGRFTIDSKTGEITLRHRVENRLLTPSFRLRIMAAQVNDPKKYSVATALIHVLSENRFPPFFNKTVYKGFLIESSSPATLVTTYGNQVLLVQAIDRDFRDGINPKLRYTMQPLTGSSKLYHITQDGIVIAKTDRLRAFDRHILEVIATDEESGEAAHASVDIEVLQRGQPVPRSPFGEERLFGDMHAGMAGGIAAVVFIVAVLALFLFLWLAKRRRERRDPVERGAVALGKHPNVSLRWFQQVNSGCPISLIEDASYHNPAYVDHENSNDLYTIKEDILHLPNRIYEHDNPMQDMLPILVLPEMTTVNLSSSAVSNGKGFSKSVSFKDEDKTVAKNDDRQIVVVCNQMETRADVLVSVTQQEISENPIGKEDMCMCPNTSVRPREEYIVAHAAEDYDNDDDNNPYKNMASVIYSSEDEDMADDEPNDLRRYYKHGQNQISVERMKAVGLQREDSDESQA, encoded by the exons ATGTTGACACCATGGAGattgttcctctgccagatggCACTGAACATATTCTATCACATCGCAAAAG CCAGTTTATGCCTTGGTGGTCAGGATATATTTGCCACGGTCAGAGAGAACAGTCCCACTGGAGAGTTCATAGCCAACCTCAGTATAAACGGAGACCCTGCAGGAGCCAGCAGCATCCGGCTCTGTCTCACAGGTGAAAATGCAGACTGGTTTTACCTTGAAGGCCGAACAATCCGACTCAACTCTTCGTTTTCAAGGGCCTTGGATCGAGAG GTTTTGGGGTCCGTCCTGATAGCTGCATTGACATGTtatgaaaatgaaattataaGG GGTCGATATCGAATCATGGTGGAGATACTGAACGAAAACGACAACATGCCACATTTCATTGAAGACACCATTCAACCACGATATATAAGTGAG CTGCTGTCTGTAAACTCGATGGTGTTCACAGTGAAAGCCAGAGATGTCGATGGAGACACCATCACTTACATGGTCGACAAATCTACA ACTGATGCCAGCTATTTTAGGATCGATCTGCCTAACAGCGGGATGGTGATCCTGGATAAACCTTTGGACTATGAGACTAAAACTCAGCTGCAGGTGGTCATCTATGCTGTG GAAACAAGTACAAAAGAGAAGTACAGCACAACAGCCACCGTCACTGTGAACGTCCTAGACGGTGATGACCAGTATCCACAGTTTCAACCATGTGCACCTGTTTATGAAGACGGAGATCATAATATTTGCACCAACCCTGTGTACAGTGTCAACATCACGGAAACGGATGAG GATGCTGTGCTTTATTTTTCTCCGGGTCCCATTCTTGCTGAAGACGGAGACAAGAACATACTGACCCCTCTAGTCTACAGCATTCTGTCAG GTGATGATAATGGCAGGTTTACAATCGACTCGAAAACAGGAGAGATCACTCTACGGCACCGTGTGGAAAACAGACTCCTCACCCCTTCATTTAGGCTCCGAATAATG GCTGCGCAGGTTAATGACCCTAAGAAGTATTCGGTGGCGACGGCACTGATACATGTGTTGTCAGAGAACAGATTTCCTCCATTCTTCAACAAGACCGTCTATAAAGGGTTCCTCATCGAGAGCTCGAGTCCTGCTACACTGGTCACTACCTACGGGAACCAAGTCCTACTGGTCCAGGCCATCGACAGAGACTTCAGAGAT GGAATTAACCCCAAATTACGTTATACAATGCAGCCCTTGACAGGTAGCAGTAAACTGTATCACATAACCCAGGATGGCATCGTGATTGCTAAGACAGATCGGCTCAGAGCATTTGACCGACACATCCTAGAG GTTATTGCAACAGATGAAGAGTCAGGCGAGGCAGCCCATGCTTCGGTAGACATTGAAGTTTTGCAGAGAGGACAACCAG TTCCCAGAAGTCCATTTGGAGAGGAGCGACTGTTTGGAGATATGCATGCTGGGATGGCCGGTGGCATCGCTGCCGTTGTTTTCATAGTGGCTGTGTTGGCCCTGTTTCTCTTCCTCTGGCTGGCCAAGAGGCGAAGAGAGAGGCGGGATCCAGTGGAAAGGGGTGCTGTAGCTCTTGGGAAGCACCCAAATGTG AGCTTAAGATGGTTTCAGCAG GTCAATTCAGGATGTCCCATATCGCTAATAGAGGACGCCTCCTACCACAACCCTGCATACGTTGACCATGAAAACTCCAATGATTTATACACCATAAAAGAAGACATACTTCATCTACCAAACAGGATATATGAACACGACAACCCAATGCAAGACATGCTGCCCATCCTGGTGCTTCCAGAAATGACCACTGTAAACCTCTCATCTTCAGCTGTGAGCAATGGAAAAGGTTTTTCAAAATCAGTCTCATTTAAAGATGAGGACAAAACGGTGGCCAAAAATGATGACAgacaaattgtggttgtgtgtaatCAAATGGAGACCAGAGCAGATGTTTTAGTGTCTGTTACACAGCAGGAAATTTCTGAGAATCCTATAGGAAAGGAGGATATGTGTATGTGTCCAAATACATCTGTAAGGCCCAGAGAGGAATATATAGTCGCTCATGCTGCTGAGGATTATGATAACGATGATGACAATAATCCATATAAGAACATGGCCTCTGTTATTTACAGCAGTGAGGACGAAGATATGGCAGACGATGAGCCAAATGATTTAAGGCGCTATTATAAACATGGGCAAAACCAGATTTCTGTGGAGCGCATGAAGGCTGTCGGATTGCAGAGGGAGGACTCAGATGAATCGCAAGCATGA
- the cdhr5-rs gene encoding cadherin-related family member 5 isoform X6, which produces MLTPWRLFLCQMALNIFYHIAKASLCLGGQDIFATVRENSPTGEFIANLSINGDPAGASSIRLCLTGENADWFYLEGRTIRLNSSFSRALDREVLGSVLIAALTCYENEIIRGRYRIMVEILNENDNMPHFIEDTIQPRYISELLSVNSMVFTVKARDVDGDTITYMVDKSTTDASYFRIDLPNSGMVILDKPLDYETKTQLQVVIYAVETSTKEKYSTTATVTVNVLDGDDQYPQFQPCAPVYEDGDHNICTNPVYSVNITETDEDAVLYFSPGPILAEDGDKNILTPLVYSILSGDDNGRFTIDSKTGEITLRHRVENRLLTPSFRLRIMAAQVNDPKKYSVATALIHVLSENRFPPFFNKTVYKGFLIESSSPATLVTTYGNQVLLVQAIDRDFRDPLTGSSKLYHITQDGIVIAKTDRLRAFDRHILEVIATDEESGEAAHASVDIEVLQRGQPVPRSPFGEERLFGDMHAGMAGGIAAVVFIVAVLALFLFLWLAKRRRERRDPVERGAVALGKHPNVSLRWFQQVNSGCPISLIEDASYHNPAYVDHENSNDLYTIKEDILHLPNRIYEHDNPMQDMLPILVLPEMTTVNLSSSAVSNGKGFSKSVSFKDEDKTVAKNDDRQIVVVCNQMETRADVLVSVTQQEISENPIGKEDMCMCPNTSVRPREEYIVAHAAEDYDNDDDNNPYKNMASVIYSSEDEDMADDEPNDLRRYYKHGQNQISVERMKAVGLQREDSDESQA; this is translated from the exons ATGTTGACACCATGGAGattgttcctctgccagatggCACTGAACATATTCTATCACATCGCAAAAG CCAGTTTATGCCTTGGTGGTCAGGATATATTTGCCACGGTCAGAGAGAACAGTCCCACTGGAGAGTTCATAGCCAACCTCAGTATAAACGGAGACCCTGCAGGAGCCAGCAGCATCCGGCTCTGTCTCACAGGTGAAAATGCAGACTGGTTTTACCTTGAAGGCCGAACAATCCGACTCAACTCTTCGTTTTCAAGGGCCTTGGATCGAGAG GTTTTGGGGTCCGTCCTGATAGCTGCATTGACATGTtatgaaaatgaaattataaGG GGTCGATATCGAATCATGGTGGAGATACTGAACGAAAACGACAACATGCCACATTTCATTGAAGACACCATTCAACCACGATATATAAGTGAG CTGCTGTCTGTAAACTCGATGGTGTTCACAGTGAAAGCCAGAGATGTCGATGGAGACACCATCACTTACATGGTCGACAAATCTACA ACTGATGCCAGCTATTTTAGGATCGATCTGCCTAACAGCGGGATGGTGATCCTGGATAAACCTTTGGACTATGAGACTAAAACTCAGCTGCAGGTGGTCATCTATGCTGTG GAAACAAGTACAAAAGAGAAGTACAGCACAACAGCCACCGTCACTGTGAACGTCCTAGACGGTGATGACCAGTATCCACAGTTTCAACCATGTGCACCTGTTTATGAAGACGGAGATCATAATATTTGCACCAACCCTGTGTACAGTGTCAACATCACGGAAACGGATGAG GATGCTGTGCTTTATTTTTCTCCGGGTCCCATTCTTGCTGAAGACGGAGACAAGAACATACTGACCCCTCTAGTCTACAGCATTCTGTCAG GTGATGATAATGGCAGGTTTACAATCGACTCGAAAACAGGAGAGATCACTCTACGGCACCGTGTGGAAAACAGACTCCTCACCCCTTCATTTAGGCTCCGAATAATG GCTGCGCAGGTTAATGACCCTAAGAAGTATTCGGTGGCGACGGCACTGATACATGTGTTGTCAGAGAACAGATTTCCTCCATTCTTCAACAAGACCGTCTATAAAGGGTTCCTCATCGAGAGCTCGAGTCCTGCTACACTGGTCACTACCTACGGGAACCAAGTCCTACTGGTCCAGGCCATCGACAGAGACTTCAGAGAT CCCTTGACAGGTAGCAGTAAACTGTATCACATAACCCAGGATGGCATCGTGATTGCTAAGACAGATCGGCTCAGAGCATTTGACCGACACATCCTAGAG GTTATTGCAACAGATGAAGAGTCAGGCGAGGCAGCCCATGCTTCGGTAGACATTGAAGTTTTGCAGAGAGGACAACCAG TTCCCAGAAGTCCATTTGGAGAGGAGCGACTGTTTGGAGATATGCATGCTGGGATGGCCGGTGGCATCGCTGCCGTTGTTTTCATAGTGGCTGTGTTGGCCCTGTTTCTCTTCCTCTGGCTGGCCAAGAGGCGAAGAGAGAGGCGGGATCCAGTGGAAAGGGGTGCTGTAGCTCTTGGGAAGCACCCAAATGTG AGCTTAAGATGGTTTCAGCAG GTCAATTCAGGATGTCCCATATCGCTAATAGAGGACGCCTCCTACCACAACCCTGCATACGTTGACCATGAAAACTCCAATGATTTATACACCATAAAAGAAGACATACTTCATCTACCAAACAGGATATATGAACACGACAACCCAATGCAAGACATGCTGCCCATCCTGGTGCTTCCAGAAATGACCACTGTAAACCTCTCATCTTCAGCTGTGAGCAATGGAAAAGGTTTTTCAAAATCAGTCTCATTTAAAGATGAGGACAAAACGGTGGCCAAAAATGATGACAgacaaattgtggttgtgtgtaatCAAATGGAGACCAGAGCAGATGTTTTAGTGTCTGTTACACAGCAGGAAATTTCTGAGAATCCTATAGGAAAGGAGGATATGTGTATGTGTCCAAATACATCTGTAAGGCCCAGAGAGGAATATATAGTCGCTCATGCTGCTGAGGATTATGATAACGATGATGACAATAATCCATATAAGAACATGGCCTCTGTTATTTACAGCAGTGAGGACGAAGATATGGCAGACGATGAGCCAAATGATTTAAGGCGCTATTATAAACATGGGCAAAACCAGATTTCTGTGGAGCGCATGAAGGCTGTCGGATTGCAGAGGGAGGACTCAGATGAATCGCAAGCATGA
- the cdhr5-rs gene encoding cadherin-related family member 5 isoform X7 — translation MLTPWRLFLCQMALNIFYHIAKASLCLGGQDIFATVRENSPTGEFIANLSINGDPAGASSIRLCLTGENADWFYLEGRTIRLNSSFSRALDREVLGSVLIAALTCYENEIIRGRYRIMVEILNENDNMPHFIEDTIQPRYISELLSVNSMVFTVKARDVDGDTITYMVDKSTNCVPLIKTDASYFRIDLPNSGMVILDKPLDYETKTQLQVVIYAVETSTKEKYSTTATVTVNVLDGDDQYPQFQPCAPVYEDGDHNICTNPVYSVNITETDEDAVLYFSPGPILAEDGDKNILTPLVYSILSGDDNGRFTIDSKTGEITLRHRVENRLLTPSFRLRIMAAQVNDPKKYSVATALIHVLSENRFPPFFNKTVYKGFLIESSSPATLVTTYGNQVLLVQAIDRDFRDPLTGSSKLYHITQDGIVIAKTDRLRAFDRHILEVIATDEESGEAAHASVDIEVLQRGQPVPRSPFGEERLFGDMHAGMAGGIAAVVFIVAVLALFLFLWLAKRRRERRDPVERGAVALGKHPNVVNSGCPISLIEDASYHNPAYVDHENSNDLYTIKEDILHLPNRIYEHDNPMQDMLPILVLPEMTTVNLSSSAVSNGKGFSKSVSFKDEDKTVAKNDDRQIVVVCNQMETRADVLVSVTQQEISENPIGKEDMCMCPNTSVRPREEYIVAHAAEDYDNDDDNNPYKNMASVIYSSEDEDMADDEPNDLRRYYKHGQNQISVERMKAVGLQREDSDESQA, via the exons ATGTTGACACCATGGAGattgttcctctgccagatggCACTGAACATATTCTATCACATCGCAAAAG CCAGTTTATGCCTTGGTGGTCAGGATATATTTGCCACGGTCAGAGAGAACAGTCCCACTGGAGAGTTCATAGCCAACCTCAGTATAAACGGAGACCCTGCAGGAGCCAGCAGCATCCGGCTCTGTCTCACAGGTGAAAATGCAGACTGGTTTTACCTTGAAGGCCGAACAATCCGACTCAACTCTTCGTTTTCAAGGGCCTTGGATCGAGAG GTTTTGGGGTCCGTCCTGATAGCTGCATTGACATGTtatgaaaatgaaattataaGG GGTCGATATCGAATCATGGTGGAGATACTGAACGAAAACGACAACATGCCACATTTCATTGAAGACACCATTCAACCACGATATATAAGTGAG CTGCTGTCTGTAAACTCGATGGTGTTCACAGTGAAAGCCAGAGATGTCGATGGAGACACCATCACTTACATGGTCGACAAATCTACA AACTGTGTGCCTCTCATTAAGACTGATGCCAGCTATTTTAGGATCGATCTGCCTAACAGCGGGATGGTGATCCTGGATAAACCTTTGGACTATGAGACTAAAACTCAGCTGCAGGTGGTCATCTATGCTGTG GAAACAAGTACAAAAGAGAAGTACAGCACAACAGCCACCGTCACTGTGAACGTCCTAGACGGTGATGACCAGTATCCACAGTTTCAACCATGTGCACCTGTTTATGAAGACGGAGATCATAATATTTGCACCAACCCTGTGTACAGTGTCAACATCACGGAAACGGATGAG GATGCTGTGCTTTATTTTTCTCCGGGTCCCATTCTTGCTGAAGACGGAGACAAGAACATACTGACCCCTCTAGTCTACAGCATTCTGTCAG GTGATGATAATGGCAGGTTTACAATCGACTCGAAAACAGGAGAGATCACTCTACGGCACCGTGTGGAAAACAGACTCCTCACCCCTTCATTTAGGCTCCGAATAATG GCTGCGCAGGTTAATGACCCTAAGAAGTATTCGGTGGCGACGGCACTGATACATGTGTTGTCAGAGAACAGATTTCCTCCATTCTTCAACAAGACCGTCTATAAAGGGTTCCTCATCGAGAGCTCGAGTCCTGCTACACTGGTCACTACCTACGGGAACCAAGTCCTACTGGTCCAGGCCATCGACAGAGACTTCAGAGAT CCCTTGACAGGTAGCAGTAAACTGTATCACATAACCCAGGATGGCATCGTGATTGCTAAGACAGATCGGCTCAGAGCATTTGACCGACACATCCTAGAG GTTATTGCAACAGATGAAGAGTCAGGCGAGGCAGCCCATGCTTCGGTAGACATTGAAGTTTTGCAGAGAGGACAACCAG TTCCCAGAAGTCCATTTGGAGAGGAGCGACTGTTTGGAGATATGCATGCTGGGATGGCCGGTGGCATCGCTGCCGTTGTTTTCATAGTGGCTGTGTTGGCCCTGTTTCTCTTCCTCTGGCTGGCCAAGAGGCGAAGAGAGAGGCGGGATCCAGTGGAAAGGGGTGCTGTAGCTCTTGGGAAGCACCCAAATGTG GTCAATTCAGGATGTCCCATATCGCTAATAGAGGACGCCTCCTACCACAACCCTGCATACGTTGACCATGAAAACTCCAATGATTTATACACCATAAAAGAAGACATACTTCATCTACCAAACAGGATATATGAACACGACAACCCAATGCAAGACATGCTGCCCATCCTGGTGCTTCCAGAAATGACCACTGTAAACCTCTCATCTTCAGCTGTGAGCAATGGAAAAGGTTTTTCAAAATCAGTCTCATTTAAAGATGAGGACAAAACGGTGGCCAAAAATGATGACAgacaaattgtggttgtgtgtaatCAAATGGAGACCAGAGCAGATGTTTTAGTGTCTGTTACACAGCAGGAAATTTCTGAGAATCCTATAGGAAAGGAGGATATGTGTATGTGTCCAAATACATCTGTAAGGCCCAGAGAGGAATATATAGTCGCTCATGCTGCTGAGGATTATGATAACGATGATGACAATAATCCATATAAGAACATGGCCTCTGTTATTTACAGCAGTGAGGACGAAGATATGGCAGACGATGAGCCAAATGATTTAAGGCGCTATTATAAACATGGGCAAAACCAGATTTCTGTGGAGCGCATGAAGGCTGTCGGATTGCAGAGGGAGGACTCAGATGAATCGCAAGCATGA
- the cdhr5-rs gene encoding cadherin-related family member 5 isoform X4: MLTPWRLFLCQMALNIFYHIAKASLCLGGQDIFATVRENSPTGEFIANLSINGDPAGASSIRLCLTGENADWFYLEGRTIRLNSSFSRALDREVLGSVLIAALTCYENEIIRGRYRIMVEILNENDNMPHFIEDTIQPRYISELLSVNSMVFTVKARDVDGDTITYMVDKSTNCVPLIKTDASYFRIDLPNSGMVILDKPLDYETKTQLQVVIYAVETSTKEKYSTTATVTVNVLDGDDQYPQFQPCAPVYEDGDHNICTNPVYSVNITETDEDAVLYFSPGPILAEDGDKNILTPLVYSILSGDDNGRFTIDSKTGEITLRHRVENRLLTPSFRLRIMAAQVNDPKKYSVATALIHVLSENRFPPFFNKTVYKGFLIESSSPATLVTTYGNQVLLVQAIDRDFRDPLTGSSKLYHITQDGIVIAKTDRLRAFDRHILEVIATDEESGEAAHASVDIEVLQRGQPVPRSPFGEERLFGDMHAGMAGGIAAVVFIVAVLALFLFLWLAKRRRERRDPVERGAVALGKHPNVSLRWFQQVNSGCPISLIEDASYHNPAYVDHENSNDLYTIKEDILHLPNRIYEHDNPMQDMLPILVLPEMTTVNLSSSAVSNGKGFSKSVSFKDEDKTVAKNDDRQIVVVCNQMETRADVLVSVTQQEISENPIGKEDMCMCPNTSVRPREEYIVAHAAEDYDNDDDNNPYKNMASVIYSSEDEDMADDEPNDLRRYYKHGQNQISVERMKAVGLQREDSDESQA, from the exons ATGTTGACACCATGGAGattgttcctctgccagatggCACTGAACATATTCTATCACATCGCAAAAG CCAGTTTATGCCTTGGTGGTCAGGATATATTTGCCACGGTCAGAGAGAACAGTCCCACTGGAGAGTTCATAGCCAACCTCAGTATAAACGGAGACCCTGCAGGAGCCAGCAGCATCCGGCTCTGTCTCACAGGTGAAAATGCAGACTGGTTTTACCTTGAAGGCCGAACAATCCGACTCAACTCTTCGTTTTCAAGGGCCTTGGATCGAGAG GTTTTGGGGTCCGTCCTGATAGCTGCATTGACATGTtatgaaaatgaaattataaGG GGTCGATATCGAATCATGGTGGAGATACTGAACGAAAACGACAACATGCCACATTTCATTGAAGACACCATTCAACCACGATATATAAGTGAG CTGCTGTCTGTAAACTCGATGGTGTTCACAGTGAAAGCCAGAGATGTCGATGGAGACACCATCACTTACATGGTCGACAAATCTACA AACTGTGTGCCTCTCATTAAGACTGATGCCAGCTATTTTAGGATCGATCTGCCTAACAGCGGGATGGTGATCCTGGATAAACCTTTGGACTATGAGACTAAAACTCAGCTGCAGGTGGTCATCTATGCTGTG GAAACAAGTACAAAAGAGAAGTACAGCACAACAGCCACCGTCACTGTGAACGTCCTAGACGGTGATGACCAGTATCCACAGTTTCAACCATGTGCACCTGTTTATGAAGACGGAGATCATAATATTTGCACCAACCCTGTGTACAGTGTCAACATCACGGAAACGGATGAG GATGCTGTGCTTTATTTTTCTCCGGGTCCCATTCTTGCTGAAGACGGAGACAAGAACATACTGACCCCTCTAGTCTACAGCATTCTGTCAG GTGATGATAATGGCAGGTTTACAATCGACTCGAAAACAGGAGAGATCACTCTACGGCACCGTGTGGAAAACAGACTCCTCACCCCTTCATTTAGGCTCCGAATAATG GCTGCGCAGGTTAATGACCCTAAGAAGTATTCGGTGGCGACGGCACTGATACATGTGTTGTCAGAGAACAGATTTCCTCCATTCTTCAACAAGACCGTCTATAAAGGGTTCCTCATCGAGAGCTCGAGTCCTGCTACACTGGTCACTACCTACGGGAACCAAGTCCTACTGGTCCAGGCCATCGACAGAGACTTCAGAGAT CCCTTGACAGGTAGCAGTAAACTGTATCACATAACCCAGGATGGCATCGTGATTGCTAAGACAGATCGGCTCAGAGCATTTGACCGACACATCCTAGAG GTTATTGCAACAGATGAAGAGTCAGGCGAGGCAGCCCATGCTTCGGTAGACATTGAAGTTTTGCAGAGAGGACAACCAG TTCCCAGAAGTCCATTTGGAGAGGAGCGACTGTTTGGAGATATGCATGCTGGGATGGCCGGTGGCATCGCTGCCGTTGTTTTCATAGTGGCTGTGTTGGCCCTGTTTCTCTTCCTCTGGCTGGCCAAGAGGCGAAGAGAGAGGCGGGATCCAGTGGAAAGGGGTGCTGTAGCTCTTGGGAAGCACCCAAATGTG AGCTTAAGATGGTTTCAGCAG GTCAATTCAGGATGTCCCATATCGCTAATAGAGGACGCCTCCTACCACAACCCTGCATACGTTGACCATGAAAACTCCAATGATTTATACACCATAAAAGAAGACATACTTCATCTACCAAACAGGATATATGAACACGACAACCCAATGCAAGACATGCTGCCCATCCTGGTGCTTCCAGAAATGACCACTGTAAACCTCTCATCTTCAGCTGTGAGCAATGGAAAAGGTTTTTCAAAATCAGTCTCATTTAAAGATGAGGACAAAACGGTGGCCAAAAATGATGACAgacaaattgtggttgtgtgtaatCAAATGGAGACCAGAGCAGATGTTTTAGTGTCTGTTACACAGCAGGAAATTTCTGAGAATCCTATAGGAAAGGAGGATATGTGTATGTGTCCAAATACATCTGTAAGGCCCAGAGAGGAATATATAGTCGCTCATGCTGCTGAGGATTATGATAACGATGATGACAATAATCCATATAAGAACATGGCCTCTGTTATTTACAGCAGTGAGGACGAAGATATGGCAGACGATGAGCCAAATGATTTAAGGCGCTATTATAAACATGGGCAAAACCAGATTTCTGTGGAGCGCATGAAGGCTGTCGGATTGCAGAGGGAGGACTCAGATGAATCGCAAGCATGA